In Nicotiana tabacum cultivar K326 chromosome 19, ASM71507v2, whole genome shotgun sequence, one DNA window encodes the following:
- the LOC107794032 gene encoding protein SULFUR DEFICIENCY-INDUCED 1-like isoform X3, which yields MEMMKNKENKELFHVVHKVPSGDGPYVRAKHAQLVEKEPEAAIVWFWKAINGGDRVDSALKDMCVVMKQLHRTEEAIEAIHSFRSLCSQQAQESLDNVLLDLLKKSGKVDEQIALLKQKLRQIYQGQVFNGKPTKTARSHGKKFQVSVRQETARVLGNLGWAYMQKGNFMAAEVIYKKAQMIDADSNKACNLAHCLIKQARYDEARNILEDVWRANYAGSYDPKTKNRVEELVLELDSRQPPPFLQNLPGLNLDDDFVNGLEQLINAWAPSKSRRLPIFEEISTFKDQLAC from the exons ATGGAAATGATGAAGAATAAAGAAAACAAGGAGCTCTTTCATGTTGTTCATAAGGTTCCTTCAGGTGATGGCCCTTATGTTCGGGCCAAGCATGCTcag CTGGTAGAGAAGGAGCCAGAAGCAGCAATAGTATGGTTTTGGAAGGCAATAAATGGAGGAGACAGAGTGGATAGTGCCCTTAAAGACATGTGTGTGGTCATGAAGCAACTTCATCGAACTGAAGAGGCTATTGAAGCCATCCACTCTTTCAGATCTCTCTGCTCCCAACAAGCTCAAGAGTCCCTCGATAATGTTCTCCTCGATCTTCTAAAG AAATCTGGAAAAGTAGATGAACAAATAGCGCTGTTGAAACAGAAGTTGAGACAGATATACCAAGGGCAAGTCTTCAATGGTAAACCTACAAAAACTGCTCGCTCTCATGGAAAGAAGTTTCAAGTTTCTGTCAGGCAAGAGACAGCCAGAGTTCTG GGAAATTTGGGGTGGGCATATATGCAAAAAGGGAATTTTATGGCAGCGGAAGTTATATATAAGAAAGCCCAAATGATTGATGCAGACAGCAATAAGGCCTGTAATCTGGCCCATTGCCTAATCAAGCAAGCCCGGTATGATGAGGCCCGCAATATTCTTGAAGATGTTTGGAGAGCCAATTATGCAGGTTCTTATGATCCAAAGACAAAGAACCGAGTGGAGGAATTGGTGTTGGAATTGGACTCGAGGCAACCTCCACCATTCTTGCAAAACCTTCCGGGCCTAAATTTGGATGATGATTTTGTTAATGGGCTTGAGCAGCTAATAAATGCATGGGCCCCTTCAAAATCAAGAAGACTACCAATATTTGAGGAGATCTCTACTTTCAAAGATCAATTGGcttgttga
- the LOC107794032 gene encoding uncharacterized protein LOC107794032 isoform X1: MPQAVPDLEDWVRKLASTSSYAERAWRDLAKGVTRDAVLRPSSGDEGNKPPVLEQGKEKKRRASSRPEDPKPKTRKVGRKIIALSIDSVHRLREEEEEEDSSSALAVRPTEAVDVARVAEPMAVVPIGVGSEDLSLDRSTPSDLLGAMAMGHSPSLPSFSEEALKEARELKTPDIGAGSGAADPFKDCFTGVVDSSDIGDASLLLEEAQRFITRAIGKFRVDLSQYEAKLQKVLGERDDLRLLCSKKEEAIKDLQADLAKVREERVELDQQVSLVLLKYGFDSTVEVNPPLSQLQQKIEKIGLLREEVDQIRAECNQWKETIDRLAAEKETILTKLLSADVQLRNVKQKVSVQAKKIDELEIQLAEAKAEVESSKVLADKSIAVYRADAEAAQVEAREAAKIAMLELIGLPNLLSVDLGGRPSRRFMLEVSILSKRNLEK, translated from the exons atgccacaagctgtgcctgatctcgaggattgggttcgaaagttagcctcgacttcatcctatgccgaacgcgcttggcgtgatttggctaaag GTGTAACTAGGGATGCCGTTTTGCGGCCTTCGAGCGGTGATGAAGGAAACAAGCCCCCGGTCCTGGaacagggaaaagaaaagaaacgaaGGGCTTCCTCTCGGCCGGAGGACCCTAAGCCCAAAACTCGAAAGGTGGGGAGAAAAATCATTGCCCTTTCGATCGACTCGGTCCATCGACTgagggaggaagaagaagaagaagatagctcCTCTGCTTTGGCAGTCCGACCTACGGAGGCAGTCGATGTTGCTAGAGTTGCTGAGCCGATGGCGGTCGTGCCCATCGGGGTTGGTTCCGAAGACCTAAGTCTAGATCGGAGTACTCCGAGTGATTTGCTCGGGGCAATGGCAATGGGTCATTCACCTTCCCTTCCgtctttttctgaggaggcgttgaAGGAGGCTCGAGAGCTGAAGACTCCCGATATTGGTGCTGGCTCAGGTGCAGCGGATCCTTTTAAGGATTGTTTTACTGGTGTTGTTGACAGTTCCGATATCGGTGATGCTTCTCTTTTGTTAGAGGAAGCTCAGCGTTttattactcgg GCCATCGGTAAGTTCCGAGTTGATCTTAGCCAGTATGAGGCCAAACTCCAGAAGGTCTTAGGTGAAAGAGATGACCTTCGGCTTCTTTGTAGCAAAAAGGAGGAGGCTATAAAGGATCttcaagcggatttggctaaggttCGTGAAGAAAGGGTCGAGCTCGATcagcaggtgagcctcgttctgttaaagtatggattcgactcgactgtggaagttaaccctccgttgtctcagttgcagcaaaagatcGAGAAGATCGGGCTACTTCGGGAGGAGGTCGATCAAATCCGGGCCGAATGCAACCAGTGGAAGGAGACTATTGACCGCCTGGCAGCGGAGAAAGAAACCATCTTAACAAAGTTATTATCAGCCGACGTTCAGCTTCGAAACGTCAAGCAAAAGGTGTCGGTTCAGGCTAAGAAAATTGATGAGCTTGAGATACAACTTGCTGAggctaaggcggaggttgagtcgtcgaaagtTTTGGCGGATAAGTCTATTGCTGTATATCGAGCTGATGCTGAGGCCGCTCAGGTGGAGGCCCGGGAAGCGGCGAAGATTGCGATGctcgagctcattgggttgccgaacttgttAAGTgtagatctcggagggagaccctcgaggagattcatgctcgaggtttcgatcttatcGAAGAG AAATCTGGAAAAGTAG
- the LOC107794032 gene encoding uncharacterized protein LOC107794032 isoform X2, translating into MEMMKNKENKELFHVVHKVPSGDGPYVRAKHAQLVEKEPEAAIVWFWKAINGGDRVDSALKDMCVVMKQLHRTEEAIEAIHSFRSLCSQQAQESLDNVLLDLLKAIGKFRVDLSQYEAKLQKVLGERDDLRLLCSKKEEAIKDLQADLAKVREERVELDQQVSLVLLKYGFDSTVEVNPPLSQLQQKIEKIGLLREEVDQIRAECNQWKETIDRLAAEKETILTKLLSADVQLRNVKQKVSVQAKKIDELEIQLAEAKAEVESSKVLADKSIAVYRADAEAAQVEAREAAKIAMLELIGLPNLLSVDLGGRPSRRFMLEVSILSKRNLEK; encoded by the exons ATGGAAATGATGAAGAATAAAGAAAACAAGGAGCTCTTTCATGTTGTTCATAAGGTTCCTTCAGGTGATGGCCCTTATGTTCGGGCCAAGCATGCTcag CTGGTAGAGAAGGAGCCAGAAGCAGCAATAGTATGGTTTTGGAAGGCAATAAATGGAGGAGACAGAGTGGATAGTGCCCTTAAAGACATGTGTGTGGTCATGAAGCAACTTCATCGAACTGAAGAGGCTATTGAAGCCATCCACTCTTTCAGATCTCTCTGCTCCCAACAAGCTCAAGAGTCCCTCGATAATGTTCTCCTCGATCTTCTAAAG GCCATCGGTAAGTTCCGAGTTGATCTTAGCCAGTATGAGGCCAAACTCCAGAAGGTCTTAGGTGAAAGAGATGACCTTCGGCTTCTTTGTAGCAAAAAGGAGGAGGCTATAAAGGATCttcaagcggatttggctaaggttCGTGAAGAAAGGGTCGAGCTCGATcagcaggtgagcctcgttctgttaaagtatggattcgactcgactgtggaagttaaccctccgttgtctcagttgcagcaaaagatcGAGAAGATCGGGCTACTTCGGGAGGAGGTCGATCAAATCCGGGCCGAATGCAACCAGTGGAAGGAGACTATTGACCGCCTGGCAGCGGAGAAAGAAACCATCTTAACAAAGTTATTATCAGCCGACGTTCAGCTTCGAAACGTCAAGCAAAAGGTGTCGGTTCAGGCTAAGAAAATTGATGAGCTTGAGATACAACTTGCTGAggctaaggcggaggttgagtcgtcgaaagtTTTGGCGGATAAGTCTATTGCTGTATATCGAGCTGATGCTGAGGCCGCTCAGGTGGAGGCCCGGGAAGCGGCGAAGATTGCGATGctcgagctcattgggttgccgaacttgttAAGTgtagatctcggagggagaccctcgaggagattcatgctcgaggtttcgatcttatcGAAGAG AAATCTGGAAAAGTAG
- the LOC107794024 gene encoding pantoate--beta-alanine ligase, protein MAGKEPIIITDKEEMRKWTRTMRSQNHTIGFVPTMGYLHEGHLSLVQEAQKHTDLIVVSIYVNPGQFSPNEDLSTYPSDFQGDIEKLKSVANGVDVVFHPKNLYDYGNSEMGLIRSAERINEKENEGLKVVSCVEDKGMGHETWVRVENLEKGLCGKSRPVFFRGVATIVTKLFNIVEPDVAVLGKKDYQQWRIIQRMVRDLDFGIMVIGSEIVREHDGLAMSSRNVKLSPEDRKKALSISRALSKAKVEAEKGQVSCRDLINVAIQTIDEAGGRVDYAEIVEQESLEPVETIKRPVVFCVAAWFGKVRLVDNMEINI, encoded by the exons ATGGCAGGTAAAGAACCAATCATCATCACAGACAAGGAAGAGATGAGAAAATGGACAAGAACCATGAGATCCCAAAACCATACAATTGGCTTTGTACCCACAATGGGTTACCTCCACGAGGGCCATCTTTCTCTAGTGCAAGAAGCACAAAAACACACTGACCTTATAGTTGTGTCCATTTATGTAAATCCAGGTCAATTTTCACCCAATGAAGATCTTTCAACATACCCTTCTGATTTTCAAGGCGATATTGAGAAACTCAAGTCTGTTGCTAATGGTGTTGATGTTGTATTCCACCCCAAGAATTTGTATGACTATGGGAATTCTGAAATGGGACTAATTAGGTCAGCTGAGAGGATTAATGAAAAAGAGAATGAGGGTTTAAAGGTGGTATCTTGTGTTGAAGATAAAGGGATGGGGCATGAAACTTGGGTTAgagttgaaaatttggaaaaaggGTTGTGTGGAAAGAGTAGGCCTGTTTTTTTTAGAGGGGTTGCTACTATTGTCACCAAGTTGTTCAATATTGTTGAGCCTGATGTTGCTGTACTTGGCAAGAAGGATTATCAGCAGTGGAGGATTATTCAAAGAATG GTCCGAGATCTTGATTTTGGCATAATGGTGATTGGTTCTGAAATAGTAAGAGAGCATGATGGCTTAGCAATGAGTTCCCGTAATGTGAAACTCTCGCCTGAGGACAGAAAAAAG GCTTTGTCAATTAGCCGCGCATTGTCTAAAGCCAAAGTTGAAGCAGAAAAGGGCCAGGTAAGCTGCAGAGATCTGATAAATGTAGCCATTCAAACCATAGATGAAGCCGGTGGAAGGGTTGATTATGCTGAG ATTGTGGAGCAAGAAAGTTTAGAGCCGGTGGAAACAATCAAGAGGCCAGTTGTATTTTGTGTAGCAGCATGGTTTGGGAAGGTCAGGCTCGTTGACAACATGGAAATAAATATATGA